A DNA window from Chelativorans sp. AA-79 contains the following coding sequences:
- a CDS encoding VOC family protein has protein sequence MTELPFAATTPISVAAVGLTSRDSEALARYYRDVVGLHELSRGSGAIVLGAGERPLLTIEQYASAKPDDTREAGLFHTAFLLPSRAALARWTRYAMERRIGIDGASDHLVSEAIYLNDPEGNGIEIYADRPRERWQWENGEIAMKTLRLDFRDLLEAAGDETWNGVPDGTVIGHVHLRVGDPAEAETWWHEALGLETMARYGPSAVFLASGGYHHHVGANAWHSAGAERRDPARAGLSWVTFNDTRAPGERTLEDPWGTVIRISPRSS, from the coding sequence ATGACCGAACTTCCCTTTGCCGCGACGACGCCGATCAGCGTGGCTGCCGTCGGCCTCACGTCACGCGATTCGGAGGCGCTGGCGCGGTATTACCGCGACGTCGTCGGCCTCCACGAATTGTCGCGCGGGAGCGGGGCGATCGTGCTCGGCGCCGGCGAACGGCCGCTTTTGACCATCGAGCAGTATGCGTCTGCCAAGCCGGACGATACGCGCGAGGCAGGCTTGTTCCACACCGCCTTTCTTCTGCCTTCCCGTGCGGCCCTTGCGCGCTGGACGCGCTATGCGATGGAGCGTCGGATCGGCATAGACGGCGCCTCGGACCATCTCGTGAGCGAGGCGATCTACCTGAACGATCCGGAAGGCAACGGGATCGAGATCTATGCGGACCGCCCGCGTGAGCGCTGGCAGTGGGAGAACGGTGAGATCGCCATGAAGACGCTCCGGCTCGACTTCCGCGACCTGCTGGAGGCGGCAGGCGACGAGACCTGGAATGGAGTACCGGACGGTACGGTCATCGGCCATGTGCACCTGCGCGTCGGCGATCCGGCGGAAGCGGAGACATGGTGGCACGAGGCGCTCGGCCTCGAAACCATGGCGCGTTACGGCCCGAGCGCGGTGTTCCTCGCGTCGGGCGGCTATCACCACCATGTCGGCGCCAATGCCTGGCACAGCGCCGGTGCCGAGCGCCGCGACCCCGCGAGGGCGGGGCTTTCATGGGTGACGTTCAACGACACGCGCGCGCCGGGCGAGCGCACGCTCGAAGACCCTTGGGGCACCGTCATTCGGATATCGCCGCGTTCAAGTTGA
- the purB gene encoding adenylosuccinate lyase produces MIPRYSRPEMAAIWSPETKFRIWFEIEAHAADAMAELGIVPKEAARTVWEKAGNAKFDIDRIDEIERETKHDVIAFLTHLAEIVGPEARFVHQGMTSSDVLDTCFNVQLVRASDILLSDLDKLLETLKARAFEHKDTVTIGRSHGIHAEPTTFGLKLAQAYAEFSRCRERLVHAREEVATCAISGAVGTFANIDPRVEEHVAAKMGLKPEPVSTQVIPRDRHAMFFATLAVIASSIERLATEVRHLQRTEVLEAEEYFSPGQKGSSAMPHKRNPVLSENLTGLARMVRAYAMPAMENVALWHERDISHSSVERMIGPDATVTLDFALARLTGMMEKLVVYPESMQRNLDRFRGLVHSQRVLLALTQTGVSREDAYRLVQRNAMKVWEHGADFLQELLADQDVRAALSEKDIREKFDLGYHTKHVDTIFRRVFGKI; encoded by the coding sequence ATGATCCCGCGCTACTCGCGGCCCGAGATGGCCGCCATCTGGTCCCCCGAGACGAAATTCCGCATCTGGTTCGAGATCGAGGCCCATGCGGCCGACGCCATGGCCGAGCTCGGCATCGTGCCGAAGGAGGCCGCCAGGACGGTCTGGGAAAAGGCGGGCAATGCCAAATTCGACATCGACCGCATCGACGAGATCGAGCGCGAGACCAAGCATGACGTGATCGCTTTCCTGACGCATCTGGCCGAGATCGTCGGACCGGAGGCGCGCTTCGTGCATCAGGGCATGACCTCCTCCGACGTGCTCGACACCTGCTTCAACGTGCAGCTCGTGCGAGCGAGCGACATCCTGCTTTCCGATCTGGACAAGCTCCTGGAGACGCTGAAGGCGCGCGCCTTCGAGCACAAGGACACGGTCACCATCGGGCGCAGCCACGGCATCCACGCGGAGCCCACCACCTTCGGGCTGAAGCTCGCGCAAGCCTATGCGGAATTCTCCCGCTGCCGTGAGCGGCTGGTGCATGCCCGCGAGGAGGTGGCGACCTGCGCCATCTCCGGCGCGGTCGGCACCTTCGCCAATATCGACCCGCGCGTGGAGGAGCATGTCGCGGCCAAGATGGGGCTTAAGCCCGAACCGGTCTCGACCCAGGTGATCCCGCGCGACCGGCACGCCATGTTCTTCGCCACGCTCGCCGTGATCGCCTCCTCCATCGAGCGGCTGGCCACGGAGGTGCGGCACCTGCAGCGCACGGAGGTGCTGGAGGCGGAGGAGTATTTCTCGCCGGGACAGAAGGGCTCCTCGGCCATGCCGCACAAGCGCAACCCCGTGCTGTCGGAGAACCTCACGGGCCTCGCCCGCATGGTGCGCGCCTACGCGATGCCGGCGATGGAGAACGTAGCGCTCTGGCACGAGCGCGACATCTCGCATTCCTCCGTGGAACGGATGATCGGACCGGACGCCACCGTGACGCTCGACTTCGCGCTCGCGCGGCTGACCGGCATGATGGAGAAGCTGGTCGTCTATCCCGAAAGCATGCAGAGGAATCTCGACCGGTTCCGCGGGCTCGTCCATTCGCAGCGCGTGCTGCTCGCACTGACCCAGACGGGCGTGAGCCGGGAGGATGCGTACCGTCTGGTACAGCGCAACGCGATGAAGGTGTGGGAGCACGGCGCCGATTTCCTGCAGGAATTGCTCGCCGACCAGGATGTGCGTGCGGCCCTGTCGGAGAAAGATATCCGCGAAAAATTCGATCTCGGCTATCACACCAAGCATGTGGACACGATCTTCAGGCGGGTGTTCGGGAAGATTTAG
- a CDS encoding DUF2259 domain-containing protein, producing MPPICRLIIAFTFLLAPSARAGDMAAVEVLGFSTDGGIFAFEEYGVQDGSGFPYASRFYIDTDTDKFLPDTPIRVRLDDEQATVEDARQQAKMEAQSIISDEELTEHQGFRAGWNAVTELSADPRRMMVNPRPVIPPLDEPVEFRLEEMAAAQPENCQGMGMIVGFRLLRVATTAGAQTELVHEDQEVPSSRGCPLGYRIAGVQTFHPDGGEPVFAVLVAIRRVGFEGPDHRFLAVTGKL from the coding sequence ATGCCGCCGATCTGCCGCCTGATCATCGCGTTCACGTTCTTGCTCGCGCCTTCCGCCCGCGCGGGGGATATGGCTGCCGTGGAAGTTCTCGGCTTCAGCACCGATGGCGGTATCTTCGCCTTCGAGGAATACGGAGTGCAGGACGGCTCGGGCTTTCCCTATGCCAGCCGGTTCTACATCGACACGGACACGGACAAATTCCTTCCCGATACCCCGATCCGCGTACGGCTCGACGACGAGCAAGCCACTGTTGAGGATGCGCGGCAGCAGGCAAAAATGGAAGCGCAATCAATCATCTCCGACGAAGAGTTGACGGAGCACCAAGGCTTCCGGGCGGGATGGAATGCGGTGACGGAGCTTTCCGCGGATCCGCGGAGGATGATGGTCAATCCGCGGCCCGTCATCCCGCCCCTCGACGAGCCGGTCGAGTTCCGTCTCGAGGAGATGGCGGCGGCGCAGCCGGAAAACTGCCAGGGCATGGGGATGATCGTCGGCTTCCGCCTGCTTCGCGTCGCCACGACGGCAGGCGCCCAGACGGAGCTGGTGCACGAGGACCAGGAAGTGCCTTCAAGCCGCGGCTGCCCACTCGGCTACCGCATTGCGGGGGTGCAGACCTTCCATCCCGATGGCGGTGAGCCGGTCTTCGCCGTGCTCGTCGCTATCCGCCGCGTGGGCTTCGAGGGGCCGGACCACCGCTTCCTTGCCGTGACGGGCAAATTGTGA
- a CDS encoding P1 family peptidase yields MIQTGPGNLITDVAGLTVGNSDDGRLKSGVTVVLCDEPAVAGVQVLGGAPGTRETDLLAPQALVERVNAIVLSGGSAFGLDAASGVQAALRETGQGFEAAGHRVPIVPAAILFDLANGGDKDWGRYPPYRELGYEACRQASLQFALGTHGAGMGALTAGLKGGLGSASTLLSNGITVGALAAVNAAGSVTVGETTHFWAAPFEIEAEFGGLGLPSPIPPEARRIARKKVGGLSGNTTIAVIATDARLDKAAAQRLAVAAHDGFARAIWPSHTPVDGDLVFALATGRKEMTSDRQTAIEVYAAAAATMARAIARGVHAAKPAEGDLMPAWEERLAGSRDA; encoded by the coding sequence ATGATACAGACCGGTCCCGGAAATCTCATCACCGACGTTGCCGGCCTGACCGTCGGCAACAGCGATGATGGCCGGCTGAAGTCCGGCGTCACGGTCGTGCTCTGCGATGAACCTGCCGTGGCGGGGGTCCAGGTCCTGGGCGGCGCGCCCGGCACGCGCGAGACCGACCTGCTCGCTCCACAGGCGCTCGTGGAAAGGGTGAACGCCATCGTGCTGTCCGGCGGCTCCGCCTTCGGCCTCGATGCCGCCTCCGGCGTGCAGGCGGCGCTCAGGGAGACGGGGCAAGGCTTCGAGGCGGCCGGCCACCGCGTGCCCATCGTGCCGGCCGCGATCCTCTTCGATCTCGCCAATGGCGGCGACAAGGACTGGGGCCGCTACCCGCCGTACCGGGAACTCGGCTACGAGGCATGCCGGCAAGCCTCCCTGCAATTCGCCCTCGGCACCCACGGTGCGGGCATGGGCGCGCTCACGGCGGGCCTGAAAGGCGGCCTCGGCTCGGCCTCCACCCTGCTTTCCAACGGGATCACGGTGGGCGCGCTTGCCGCCGTGAACGCCGCCGGCTCCGTCACCGTGGGTGAGACCACCCATTTCTGGGCTGCGCCCTTCGAGATCGAGGCGGAGTTCGGCGGCCTCGGCCTCCCCTCACCTATCCCGCCCGAGGCTCGCCGGATCGCCAGGAAGAAAGTCGGCGGGCTTTCGGGAAACACGACCATCGCCGTGATCGCAACCGATGCCAGGCTCGACAAGGCCGCGGCGCAGCGGCTCGCCGTCGCCGCCCATGACGGTTTCGCCCGGGCGATCTGGCCCTCACACACGCCCGTGGACGGAGACCTGGTCTTTGCGCTTGCCACCGGCCGCAAGGAAATGACATCCGACCGGCAAACTGCGATCGAAGTGTACGCCGCGGCGGCCGCGACCATGGCGCGGGCGATCGCCCGTGGAGTGCATGCGGCGAAACCGGCCGAAGGCGACCTCATGCCCGCCTGGGAGGAGCGCCTTGCCGGAAGCCGCGACGCCTGA